A segment of the Panicum hallii strain FIL2 chromosome 1, PHallii_v3.1, whole genome shotgun sequence genome:
TCACCTCCGCCGTCTGCGACGACGTCGGCGACTACCTCTTCTGGGACAGCTACCACCCGACGGAGAAGGCCTACAAGATCCTCGCCGACTTCGTCTACGACAACTACGTCAAGCTCATCATCTGATATTCTGATGCTGCATGATGATGGATTATATATTATTATTCCATTTATGAAAGGGAATtattccttccttccttccttcatTCTCGATCTCTACCGGCCGGACCTCTATCTGCTGCCTCtgatttctttcttttttctttctttctttttccatttattttattattattactgctatatatatatatatatatatatatatagtactcTGCTCTCTCGGTTGTTGATGCATGCGTGATGATCTCTCTTCATCATCGCCATCGATACGACCGAGATCTTCATGTTTATTTGCTATATATAGCCGGTCCTTGATTTCCATCTCCTCTGGTCTGTTTCCTAGCTCACTGATGATGATGAATTGTTGTTCTTGCATGTGTGTCAACTGTAGCAACTACTATACTGTATCTatctagctagctagcaagTACCGCACATCATATATAGGTGGTTGTTGTGACCGCCTTTAATACAAAACTTGGACATGTGCATCACAATGCAAGCAACAAGCAGTACCTCTCGTGTACTCTGCAGGCCGGCCGGTCCACAGCGCgcgcgcgctctctctctctatatatatatacatatatatatatatatatatagacacaCAAGTGATACTGTCCACTTGCCCAGCGCAGAAGAAAGATACATACATATACATGATGGATGCATATATGGTGGCTTCATTCCagatacatgcatgcatggatcAAAAtaaaattaagttgcatatcCTATGTACTACCATGctatatttatatttatatatatagctAATTAATATGTTGGAGGGCGATTATGATAATAATATTAATGGAACTCTGACTGCAGACATGCCGCATGCTGTGCAGACTGCAGCTGCTCATCGGTCTGATAGATGCCATCCATGTATGTATGCAGCTACATCTTCACTTCACTTCACTTGTAACTTATGCAGCAGCAACGTCGTCCTTGTTGGCCCCTAAAGCTTCGAAGATGGCAGGCCTGcaacatacatatatataatcAGATAACTAAAGTTGGCCGTCGTGTATTAAGTGGCAAATGTATAATTGAAGAGGCAGCAAGGCAATTAACAGCCATGATGTGCATATGTAGTATGTACTTGTCCAATAATCCAAGCAGCAGCATTAATCATGTTTGGACGAGACAAGATGGATGGCAACACACACCGCATGAAttcatgagagagagagagagagagagtagtaAGAGCTAGATGCATGCCATTCATTTGCCATGTAAAGTAGATGGAGGGTCACCAACCGAGTTGTTTCGCATTAACGATGCTCGGGCAAGCAGGCGGTGGCGTCGCGCTCTCGTTCAAGAAGGGCTCCATCTGATTGGGGTTTCCCCAAACAGGGTAACCCTTGATATTaccctgtttttttttttgaaccaATGCAAATTCTCCATCGTTCAGTAACTTAGCAGAAGTATATATACAAATAAATTGATTGATATACCACTACGTATGTGGCTTAAAACTAGAGGCTAGCTACTGCTGCCacaaccagcagcagcagcagcagacttACAAGAACGTTGAGAGCAGCCAGCGTTGCCATTCCTTCACGTGTCCACTGAAGAAACAAGGAGAATTGCATTCGTAGTGTCAGTAGTTGTGTTGCCAAATAAGACTCATCACAACAACTTGATTATTGGTTGCCACCGTATCCTATTTACCTTGGAGGCTGATGCAATGTGTGGTACAACGACGGCGTTCTTCATGTCAGCCAGTCCAGGTTTCATGTAAGGCTCATCCTGTTGACCATGTAAGGCTGAATTGCTGATGGATGACCAACTGATCATGTGCTATTATATTCATTTCAGGGTGCGTTTGGATTATAAGGACTAAATTTTAGTCCTCTCTTTTGACACCAATTAGATGGACTAAATAAAAACTAAttgtaaaactaattgcataaatcgTGGCTAATTGTCGAGACGAATCTATTGATGCCGTgattagcatatgtttactgtagcacaacattaGCAAATCATGttctaattaggtttaatgaaTTCATCTCGTGAACTAtgctccatttatgcaattagttttataattagtctacaTTTAATGCTTCTAGTTGGTATCGAATATCCGATGTGACGGGATTAAAGTTTTAGCGCTGGTAGGATCACCTCAGTTTCGGTATCAGTACCTCAAAGACGTCGAGCCCAACTCGGAACATGGGATTGGCCTTGAGGTGCTCCACCAGGGCAACCTCATCGATCACAGGCCCCCGGCTTGCGTTCACAAGAACCGCCTCCTTCTTCATGATGGCCAGCCTCTCAGGGTTTATGAGATGGTAAGTGGTCTTGTCCAGCACCGGATGCAGACTTATCACATCAGCCTCCCTGAGGACATCCTCCATGGTGGCGGCCCTCTTCCAGGTGACAGGCTGCTCACCGTTGGCTTTGAGGAACTGCCCATATGCTGTGACGAACTTCTCAAGGCGTGTGGCCTGGTAGAGGTCGTAGTAGATGAGGTTCATCTTGAAGCCCTCGATCATCATGCGTGCATACGCGGAGCCGATGCGACCAGCTCCGATGACCCCAACAGTCTGCCCCTTGAGCAGGTTGCCAACGAACCTGCAGCGCGCTATTTGTTCAGTAACCTGCTGCAGCATGCATGTGTACTACTAGCTATAgctagcatatatatatataatgatGACTGGCAATGGACGATACTGACAGGTGTGGGAGCCATCCCTCGTAGAGGCCAGCCCTCATGAACTGGTCCGCCTCCACGATCCTCCTGGCTGCTGCCAGCGAGAGGGAGGCGGCGAGCTCAGCCGTGGTCTCGGTGAGGACGCCCTGCATGCCATCTCCATGTGGTTTATTTTGGTTTAATTTGGTTTCATCATCATTCATCAGTCAGTATATATAGCAGTTGATGGACTGAAACAGCACGGAGATCAGAGATGGATGGTTAGTTGCCGATCGAGCAGCAACATGCCAACATCTATCTCACTACTCACCGGCGTGTTGCCGACGGCGATGCCGTTCCTGTTGGCAGCCTCGACGTCGACGTTGTTGTAGCCCACGGCCATGTTGCTGAAGGCCGTCCCGCCGGCGCGCTTGAGGGCCGAGAAGAGCACCTCTCCCCAGTCCTCAGTGAGCTGCCCGATGACGGCGTCGCAGCGGTCGCCGATGAGCGCCAGGATGTCGTCGACGGAGAGGATGGTCTTGGCCTCGGTGCATATCTAGTTCATGATTGATTGCAGTTGCAGAGTGAGTAAGTCGACGgcgatgatgatgaagaagaagaagagcagcAGAGCAACGAAGAAGAAGATTACCTCTAGGCGGCAGTCGTTGTCGGTGAGCAGGCGGATCCACCGCGTTCCCGGCATGGACTTGGTGCTCACCACGCGGTACTTGCCGCTGGGGTTCCACACCTCGATGGAGATGGGCTTCGCCATGGCTGCGCTTCCTCGGTCAAGTCGGTCGGTCAGGAAGAGTGACCTGGCCTACTCTGCTGCGCTTATGAATGATGGCCTGGCCTGGCCTGACTGGGCCCTGCCTTATCGGATGAACGAACGGAAGGTCCAGGTCGGACAGCCAGAGAATTTTCCGCCGCTGCTCGCTTGGCCTCGCCTAATGGATGGATTATGGATAAGAAAGCAGAGGCCATCCAGGGCTCCATACAGGTCGTCAGCATCGAAGCTGACCACATAGCACTATAGCAGAACTGCAGAAGAAGCACAGCAGCACATCAAGCGAGAAATCTCATTCTCATCAAACAGGTGTGCAGCAGACAGCAGACAGCTGCCAATTCTCAATCACAGCCATGAAAAGAGAGACCAAAATAATTAAAAACAACAACAAGCTGCCGATAGATAACCGCTTCGAACATACATGACAGTGCCACTCAGTTTAACTTCCATCTAAAACCATAATCACCTAGCTACTACAGTAGGTAGGTTCACCAAATGCAATCACAACCATTACGAGCAGATATATAGTAGCAGAACTAGTAGCACTGATAAGTACTAGCAGCATTTGCAGTGCACACTTCCAAGCTGCACGGAATGACTATGGAGAGGATCTTGGAGTTGACGTTGGGGAGCGGGATGACATCGCCGGCGTAATCATCCTCTGATCATGTGGCGGATGCTCTGCGACTCCatcgccaccgcctcctccacctCGAACTCCACTTTGTCGGAGCTCTTGAGAGCGATCATCTTCTTCTCATCCTTGCCGGACGTCATCGAAAccctagcggcggcggcggcggatgaatCGAACAAGATGGAGATAGATTTGGGGGCGGCCTTACTTTCCCCTGACCTAACCTCTCGGCTTTTATAAAGGTCAGGTTATTTGAGCCAGCCGTCTCGTACCGGTAGTAACAACTCTAATAATATCCTAATATACTACTATACTTACAACCTAATAAGTCTATGTTTATATTAGGCATAAAAGAGTCCTCTTAGATTTTTTTCTTTCCTTAAAATACATGTTTTACTTACAGCATTTCTAACCTATAAACCATATTTTCCTAAAACCTATTGTTCCCAATGCAACATTTCTATCTATAATCCAAGCAATTAATTAGTCACTCAGTTCGGCACTCATATCTACCGATTATCTTTCTTTCTCACCTATagtgtcggaggaaatctccagccgggtggcggaacgcacccgcctaatcctagcttAGGAAGAGTTTGAGGGAgacctaggagcgcttgatcaaaGGGCGGATGAACACGGGAAAGAtgcgaggatttagagtggttcgggccgccggagtataataccctacgtccacttgagtgttgtattgcttgagtgtGCTTGTGGACAGCTTGTGGGTCTAGACCTTGTGAGAGTCTGAGAAAAAACTTTTTGTTCTAAcgggtgcactctcccttttatagactaaggggagtgcttacactgtgcggggccccgacaagtgggtccggccaacaggagcctgttatATGAGAGATCTttctctccagctcctctccgtagtcctctcgatcgggaaATTGATGTGcatatctacagccaggatatggtcttgtgccgccttaccggcacagtgcctgctgtcagtgttacgcacagtggaagacgtgctgtcactgttgggctaGAACCCTTTGACAGGCGTAGGAGCTGCGCTGAcctgccgcgccgtcgcctccgcgcgcactgtggCAGCGCACTCCTCGGCTCTTCTGCAGCAGACCATCATTACCCACGCGCGCGGTGCCGTGAGTAGACTGTACGCCGCTTGCGCACAGTACaaggtgatacgacgcgccgccttggaaacaggcgggcttaccgtggtgtcagcatacctaccCCGTGTGTCAGTGAGCAGGCCATACTTTGACTTGGGCACgcacagcccacctacccgcatttaatgcggtagttgggctgacGCTCCACGGGAGGCCTTTTGCCaagggcacgtggcagggttgGCCCAGCAGCCACCTCGTTGGCAGCTTGAGGTGACACGTGGTGGCACCTGAACCCTTCCTGGGggaaagggaggtccgggcccccgaggccaatCCAGATAGACAGGCCCcagaggggtctggctcccacacacggcggcgccggaccccctgggggggTTTGGGCCTGTGGAGGCCATTCCCGAGCACCCTGTCCTCGTGGGCACGTGGTCACACCGGACCTATGTGAGCACGGGaggaaggtccggagaccatgatcccagctgtcaggcccgggccataTGTCCTGTCACCTAAAGGACTAAGGTGAGGACATGGATAGCCTTGCGCCCATCTGGTTGGAGGCCCTGCCAGACAGCTTACCGATAGACGGAGCCCACGGAGAGGCAGGTCGCCTCACAGCGGACTACTacgaccttctggtcgttgagcagtTCCTTGGCGACGATGgaggataggcggccgagcatgtggtggcacgcgtccaccacgatgcgcttggcgcacacgccggagccggaCACCATCGCACCCTTACCTGTGAGGCGGCAGCGACACGCTAAGgggctggacaccctagcaagAGGTACCCCtttccgtatgtaccgacagaggcccccgagcACACCTTgggtgagggatgaacccgcaggtggggccatatcccagcgttgcgccgggtggacagcttgctCCCGCCGTAAAGGGGTAGGGAAGACTTTTCCCCCTTGGCGGGGTCCCCGAGGGGCCCATCCTCTGCCCGCGCTCCGCGCGCCAGGCGGTTCAggttcttgtcttattcgagcccgtcccaCGGCTCTGGCGGTTCAGATTTCGCCTTTTCCCCCACCTCCAGCGGCCACTcctttgactggcgggcccgggcccaccggtcatagagtgtgagaggagggggcctggtgtAGGCAACcgtgtcagtgttttaccggcttcccaccgagggatatgcccaaggtggtaagttttaggtgaggagacgccgagatcaggaactcgaaggtgcaaggaatacaaaacttagacaggttcgggccgcgaggtgcgtaataccctacgtcctgtatggtggtttgt
Coding sequences within it:
- the LOC112899994 gene encoding glycerate dehydrogenase HPR, peroxisomal, with translation MAKPISIEVWNPSGKYRVVSTKSMPGTRWIRLLTDNDCRLEICTEAKTILSVDDILALIGDRCDAVIGQLTEDWGEVLFSALKRAGGTAFSNMAVGYNNVDVEAANRNGIAVGNTPGVLTETTAELAASLSLAAARRIVEADQFMRAGLYEGWLPHLFVGNLLKGQTVGVIGAGRIGSAYARMMIEGFKMNLIYYDLYQATRLEKFVTAYGQFLKANGEQPVTWKRAATMEDVLREADVISLHPVLDKTTYHLINPERLAIMKKEAVLVNASRGPVIDEVALVEHLKANPMFRVGLDVFEDEPYMKPGLADMKNAVVVPHIASASKWTREGMATLAALNVLGNIKGYPVWGNPNQMEPFLNESATPPPACPSIVNAKQLGLPSSKL